The window CGTCGATCACTTCGACCTCCGACCCTGCGAGGTCGGCGATGAACGAGGCGATGGCTTTCCACTTGCCGTTGCTGTCGCCCACGGGTTTGACCATCGAGCAGGCCGAGATGGCTCCGGCGTTGACCAGCGGCGTCGAGGGATGGTCGTTTTCCAGCAGGATGGCCATGATCGAGTTGAAGGGCAGCCCCGTTGCGTCGGCGCCGATCTTGTCGAGGACCTCCTGACCGCTGTACTGGTTCATGGCGAGGATCGCCGTCGGGACTTTCGACACCGATTCGATGCCGAATTTGTAGTCCACGTCGCCCACGGCCACCACGTCGCCGTCGGGCAGGCAGGCCGCGATGCCGAAGAGGTTCGACGGCACGTTGGCCAGATAGGGGATATAGTCGGCGTTCTTGCCGCCGGTTTCGTTCTTGCAGCGTTCGTAGGCCGTTCGAAGGGCCTCCTGAACTGCTTTTTTGTCGATTTTCTGAATCATGTCGTTCCTTATTTTGTCGATTGGTTATTGTTCGCCGCGGGCTGGTTCTGCGCCGGAGCCGCGGCTTTGGCCTGCACTTCCCAGTGGAAGGGGGCGAATTCGGCGGCGGCCTGCGGGTCTCTCCACGACGGCTTGCGCAGGGCGTAGATCACGAACGGGGCGCCTACGACGACCACGCATCCGATGACGAGCACCGAGAACCAGACGGTGTTGCTGCCCGTTGCGATCTGGCTGGGCGGCACGAAGCTCAGGACGAAGGCCAGCAATGCGCCGCAGAAGCCGAGACATCCGAGGAGCCACATCAGGCCGTTTTTCTTGCCCAGACGGAACGGACGGGGCGTGTCCTTCATCTTGTACCGCAGGACGATGGCTGCCGAGAACATCAGCATGTACATGATGAGGTAGAGTAGCACGGTGAGCTGCGAGAGAATCTGGTAGAACGACTGCACCGAGGGCATCACGACGAACAGCAGCGCCAGCAGCGTCACGACGCATCCCTGGATCAGCAGGATGTTTTTCTGCACGCCGTTTTTGTTGGTTTTCTGGAAGAACGGGGGCAGGTAGCCGGCCTTGCCCACGGCGAAGATACCCTTCGAGGGGCCTGCCACCCAGGTCAGCACGCCGGCCAGCACGCCGAACATCAGGGCGATGGCGATGATCGGTCCGGCCCACGAGATGTGGAGGTAGTGGAAATAGTTGTCGAATCCGACCAGCAGCGACTGCGTGAGGCTGATGTCCTTGGCTGGGATGATGAATCCCAGCGAGAAGGTGCCCAGCACGAAGATGCAGACCGTGACGAGCGAACCGATGATGATGGCCTTGGGGTAGTTGCGCGACGGATTCTTTACGTCCATGACGTGTATGCCCATCATCTCCATACCCGCATAGAAGAGGAAGATGCTGCTGGCCAGCACGAGGTTGTTGAATTTCGACAGGTCGGGGAAGAAGCCCTGCGACATGTCCATATGGTTATGCCCGCCGGTCGAGATGTAGATGATGCCGAGGACGATCAGCAGTCCTGCGGGAATGATCGTGCCGATCATACCGCCCCATTTGCTGATCTTTCCGACCCATCCGAGGCCCTTGAGCGCGATGAACGTGGCGAGCCAGTAGATGGCCAGCACCATGCAGAGCGTGAAGACCTTGTTCGAGGCCAGCACCGCGTCGTGCACGTCGTTCATGCCGATGAAGGCGATCGACACGGCTCCGAAGGTCAGCACCGTGGGGTACCAGATCGTCGATTCGATCCATTGGAGCCAGATGGCCAGGAATCCCGTGCGGGCTCCGTAAGCCTCGCCGACCCAGCGGAAGACGCCGCCCTGTTTGTCGGAGAACATCGCGGCCAGCTCTGCGGCGACCATGGCCGTCGGGATGAGGAACACGATTGCAGCGAACAGGTAGTAGAACGCCGACGAAAGTCCGTAGACCGCCTCGGCAGGCAGTCCGCGCAGACTCACTACGGCCGTCACGTTCATAATCGCAAGTGTCATGACACTCAGTTTGAACCCTGTGCTTGTGGTAGTTTTTTTTACATCCATAGTGAATAAATTTGGTTTTTTTGACGCTGCGGAGTGTTGCAACTACCGTGCAAAACCGCCGGACGGCGGGGTTCGGGGCTTTCGGTTGCACGATTGTCGCCCGAAATGCGTATATTTGCATGTAAAATCGTATTTCAGCCTATGCGACGCATTCTGATCTCTCTTCTGGCCCTCCTGTGCATGGCCTCGTGCGGCCGCCGCCGGAACGCTCCCGCGCAGGAGGCCGCGGCGGACTCCCGTCCGCGGGTCTTCCTGCCCGCCATCGCTCCGTCGAGCCTTTCGCCCGACGAGCGGCGCGACTACCTGCGCGTGCACTACTGGGACCGCTTCGACTTCACCGATACGCTCTTCACCGTCCGGGCCGACACGCTGCAAATGGTCGAGGCTTATGCCCGCTACATTGCGCTGATCTCCGACCGTCCGACCGACGGTTCGCCGATCGACTCGCTGATGCGCCGCGCCTCCTCCTCGCGCAAGATGCTCGACTACTTCTCGATGCTCGCCGAGCAGGTGCTCCACGACCCCAATTCGCCGCTGCGCAACGACGAGTTCTACATCCCCGTGTTGCAGGCGCAGCTGCGGAGCCCGTGGTACGACGAATACGAACGCATCGCCCCGCAGTACGATCTGGAGATGGCCATGCAGAACCGGCTGGGGCATCGGGCCAACGATTTCCGCTATACGCTCGCCTCGGGCGCCTCGGGAAACCTCTACGGGCTGCATGCCGAATACGTCCTGCTGTTCATCAACAACCCCGGCTGTCCGATGTGCCGCGAGATCCGCGAGGCGATCACCTCGTCGCCGATGCTCTCGGAGATGATCGAGCGCGGGCGGCTGAAAGTGCTGGCGATCTATCCCGACGAGGATCTCACGGAGTGGCGCGACTACCGCGACCACATCCCTGCGTCGTGGATCAACGCCTATGACAAGGGGTGTGTCATCCGCGAGAAGAGCCTCTACGACCTCCACGCCATTCCGGCGATGTATCTGCTCGACAGCCGCAAGCGCGTGCTGGTGAAGGACTCGACCGACGTGGCGCAGATCGAGGAGGTGATCGACCGCCTCGCCTGAGAGGCGTGTTTTAGAGGCGGAGGTGGGTTCATGCGCTCTTTATCCGGTTCTGCGCCGCGGCTATAAGCGCAGCCTATCCCGCCATCAGAAAAGACGATCGGAAATCCATACGGATTCCGGACGGATTTGCTATCTTTGCGTCACAAACAGAACACAATCACACACACTAAACATTCAGCGTATTATGGCAAAGAAATGGCGTTGTACCGTTTGCGGGTACATCCACGAAGGTCCCGAGGCACCCGATCAGTGCCCGATGTGCAAGGTAGGCAAGGAAAAATTCGTCGAACTGGTAGAGGCTGAGGGCGACCTCGATTTCGTGACGGTTCACAAGATCGGCGACGGCAAGGGTGCCAGCCCCGAACTGTGGGAGGGTCTCCAGAATCACTTCATGGGCGAGTGCACCGAGGTGGGCATGTACCTGGCGATGAGCCGTCAGGCCGACCGCGAGGGTTATCCCGAGATCGCCGAGGCTTACAAGCGTTACGCCTGGGAGGAGGCCGAGCACGCCTCGAAGTTCGCTGAGCTGATCGGCGAGGTCGTTTGGGACACCAAGACCAACCTCGAAAAACGCATGAACGCCGAGTGCGGCGCCTGCGAGGACAAGATGCGTCTGGCCCGTCTGGCCAAGGAGCAGAACCTCGATGCCGTGCACGACACCGTGCACGAGATGGCCAAGGACGAAGCCCGTCACGGCAAGGGTTTCGAGGGGCTCTACAAGCGTTACTTCGGCAAATAATTTCCCGATTGCGGAATATACCGGAACGGACCTCTTCGCGAGGTCCGTTCTTTTTCCGGTCCGGACCGGAAAAAGTCTGTGTTTTTTTATATCTTCGCTGCGGCTACACAACAAAACCGATTGAATCTATGAAGAAGATTTTTCTGCCGCTGCTGCTGGCGGCAGTCGTCGGGGGCGCTCCCTCCTGCTCCGACGATGATGGGGTCCCCGGCGATCCCGAAGGGACCGTTTCTCTCAATATGATGGATGAAAGCAACGGCAAAACCGTGTTGGACAATTCGGGCATCTATATCGACAAGGCTCAGAATTTCGTGACGGGCGGGAACCGCGTGCTCTTTGCGTTCGGCAAGGTCGGCGGTCTGGGGGCCGTTGCGCCCAAATCGCTGGAGACCTCGACGACGATAGCCGCCGTCGAGGCGGGACATGGTTACGTGGCCGTGCGTCCGGGGACGCTGAGGTCGTTCCCCTCCGGAAAGATGGCCATGCCCATCGGACGCCAGGATGTGAATTACCTGAAGATCTACGTGGTTTCGCCGCTTACGGCGGAGTCGAAGACCGTCGGTGCGGCGGTCCGATATGTCACGGCCATGCCCGGGACCTACAAGTTGCCCGAGTACGGGAGCACGGCGTTGCGGATCGACCATTCCAACTACGACTATCTCGATCAGGAGGTGGCGTTGTCGCTGCCGGGCGGGGATGTCGAGTGCGATCTCATCGACAACGGCTACGACATCCGCTGCGAGCAGCGCGGCGGGAAGCTCTATATCCGGCTCGGAGGCTGGTTCGCCCGCCGGTTCGAACTTTATCTACGCAGCCGGGAGAGCTATACGATGGTCTACGTCGATGTGGATGTGCCGTTGTAACGGGCCGTTCCGGACTTGAAAAACGCCGGTGCATTGCGTTGCACCGGCGTTTTTCATTTGCTGCGGAATTCTTCGCGCAGCCGGAGGAAGAGGGTAACCTTTTCGGTGAGCCATTCATAGCCTGTCTGCGCTGCGCGGGCCACCTCGTAAACGGTTTCCGCCTGCGAGCGGATGTGATCCACGGCATCCCGGATCGCCAGCAGGTAGATGACGAAGGCGAGGAGGGCGAAAAGTCCGCCCAGAATCAGCGCCGAAACGATGAACGAACCCGTCACGGACGAGAGCCATACGACCAGCGCCGTGAGCAGCAGCAGGACGGCGATGGCCGCCGTCATTGCGAAAAACAGAAGCGAGGCTATGAAACGGCCGCCGGAAGGTTTGTTTTCCATCTTCGGGCGGCGTTTATTTTCCGTCGCACTTGCAGCGCGCCTCTTCGATTTCCTGTTCGACCTTGCCGAGTTTCTCCTTCACGCGGTCGATCTCGTCGTCGATCGAAT of the Alistipes senegalensis JC50 genome contains:
- the gadC gene encoding putative glutamine/gamma-aminobutyrate antiporter GadC, whose protein sequence is MDVKKTTTSTGFKLSVMTLAIMNVTAVVSLRGLPAEAVYGLSSAFYYLFAAIVFLIPTAMVAAELAAMFSDKQGGVFRWVGEAYGARTGFLAIWLQWIESTIWYPTVLTFGAVSIAFIGMNDVHDAVLASNKVFTLCMVLAIYWLATFIALKGLGWVGKISKWGGMIGTIIPAGLLIVLGIIYISTGGHNHMDMSQGFFPDLSKFNNLVLASSIFLFYAGMEMMGIHVMDVKNPSRNYPKAIIIGSLVTVCIFVLGTFSLGFIIPAKDISLTQSLLVGFDNYFHYLHISWAGPIIAIALMFGVLAGVLTWVAGPSKGIFAVGKAGYLPPFFQKTNKNGVQKNILLIQGCVVTLLALLFVVMPSVQSFYQILSQLTVLLYLIMYMLMFSAAIVLRYKMKDTPRPFRLGKKNGLMWLLGCLGFCGALLAFVLSFVPPSQIATGSNTVWFSVLVIGCVVVVGAPFVIYALRKPSWRDPQAAAEFAPFHWEVQAKAAAPAQNQPAANNNQSTK
- a CDS encoding DUF5106 domain-containing protein; the encoded protein is MRRILISLLALLCMASCGRRRNAPAQEAAADSRPRVFLPAIAPSSLSPDERRDYLRVHYWDRFDFTDTLFTVRADTLQMVEAYARYIALISDRPTDGSPIDSLMRRASSSRKMLDYFSMLAEQVLHDPNSPLRNDEFYIPVLQAQLRSPWYDEYERIAPQYDLEMAMQNRLGHRANDFRYTLASGASGNLYGLHAEYVLLFINNPGCPMCREIREAITSSPMLSEMIERGRLKVLAIYPDEDLTEWRDYRDHIPASWINAYDKGCVIREKSLYDLHAIPAMYLLDSRKRVLVKDSTDVAQIEEVIDRLA
- a CDS encoding NADH peroxidase, which translates into the protein MAKKWRCTVCGYIHEGPEAPDQCPMCKVGKEKFVELVEAEGDLDFVTVHKIGDGKGASPELWEGLQNHFMGECTEVGMYLAMSRQADREGYPEIAEAYKRYAWEEAEHASKFAELIGEVVWDTKTNLEKRMNAECGACEDKMRLARLAKEQNLDAVHDTVHEMAKDEARHGKGFEGLYKRYFGK
- a CDS encoding DUF5036 family protein, with product MKKIFLPLLLAAVVGGAPSCSDDDGVPGDPEGTVSLNMMDESNGKTVLDNSGIYIDKAQNFVTGGNRVLFAFGKVGGLGAVAPKSLETSTTIAAVEAGHGYVAVRPGTLRSFPSGKMAMPIGRQDVNYLKIYVVSPLTAESKTVGAAVRYVTAMPGTYKLPEYGSTALRIDHSNYDYLDQEVALSLPGGDVECDLIDNGYDIRCEQRGGKLYIRLGGWFARRFELYLRSRESYTMVYVDVDVPL